One genomic window of Deltaproteobacteria bacterium includes the following:
- a CDS encoding efflux RND transporter periplasmic adaptor subunit, with the protein MAHAGSFRFLKHCCERVSPKRGALTLSAGARYGPRSEAPLVRKIALIAVLLAACGRKQAVGYRTDTVTRGPVSEVVNATGDVSAIVSVNVGSQVSGIIDKLYVDFNSPVKKGQLLATLDPRLFQAQMEKAEATLASAKANVEKAHVAYADSKRIATRQQELRQTGLISQADLDTAMATRDQNAAALSAAKASVLQARADRDMAAANLAFTKIASPIDGIVVSRSVDVGQTVAAAFQAPTLFLIANDLTKMQILANIDEADVGKVHAGLEAKFTVDAYPGETFSGIIRDVRQAPTTIQNVVTYPAVIDAPNPDRKLRQGMTASVTITTARKDDALRVPNAALRWTPEDAALQETMPQRQGVPPHARTASAASRGARDGAKQAGRAARVYKVENGRPVPVLVRVGFSDGQRTELIEGLADGDRMIVGGGESRGSAQSARRRGPF; encoded by the coding sequence GGGGGCCCGTTACGGTCCTAGGTCGGAGGCACCTTTGGTGCGGAAGATCGCGCTCATCGCCGTTTTGCTCGCCGCTTGCGGCCGCAAGCAGGCCGTCGGCTATCGCACCGACACGGTGACGCGTGGGCCGGTGAGCGAGGTCGTCAACGCGACCGGCGACGTCTCCGCGATCGTGAGCGTGAACGTCGGATCGCAGGTCTCCGGGATCATCGACAAGCTGTACGTCGATTTCAACAGCCCGGTGAAGAAGGGTCAGCTCCTCGCCACGCTCGATCCCCGTCTCTTCCAGGCGCAGATGGAGAAGGCGGAGGCGACGCTCGCCTCGGCCAAGGCCAACGTGGAGAAGGCCCACGTGGCCTACGCCGATTCCAAGCGGATCGCCACGCGCCAGCAGGAGCTTCGCCAGACGGGTCTGATCTCGCAGGCCGACCTGGACACGGCCATGGCGACTCGCGACCAGAACGCAGCGGCGCTTTCCGCGGCCAAAGCCTCGGTGCTGCAGGCAAGGGCGGACCGCGACATGGCCGCGGCCAATCTCGCGTTCACGAAGATCGCCAGCCCGATCGACGGCATCGTCGTCTCCCGGTCGGTGGACGTGGGCCAGACGGTCGCCGCGGCGTTCCAGGCTCCGACGCTGTTCCTCATCGCAAACGACCTGACGAAGATGCAGATCCTCGCCAACATCGACGAGGCGGACGTCGGCAAGGTGCACGCGGGGCTGGAAGCGAAGTTCACCGTCGACGCGTACCCGGGCGAGACGTTCAGCGGAATCATCCGCGATGTCCGGCAGGCGCCGACGACGATCCAGAACGTGGTCACCTACCCGGCGGTGATCGACGCGCCGAACCCCGACCGCAAGTTGCGCCAGGGAATGACCGCTTCCGTGACGATCACCACGGCCCGCAAGGATGACGCCCTCCGCGTCCCGAACGCGGCGCTGCGCTGGACGCCGGAGGATGCCGCCCTCCAGGAAACCATGCCGCAGCGTCAAGGTGTACCTCCCCACGCGCGCACCGCATCTGCGGCGTCCCGCGGCGCGCGCGACGGCGCAAAGCAGGCCGGGCGTGCCGCCCGCGTCTACAAGGTGGAGAACGGCAGGCCGGTGCCGGTGTTGGTCCGCGTCGGGTTCTCGGACGGGCAGCGGACCGAGCTGATTGAAGGACTCGCGGATGGCGACCGGATGATCGTCGGCGGTGGCGAATCCCGAGGCAGCGCACAGTCGGCGAGGCGCCGTGGACCGTTCTAG